The Bubalus kerabau isolate K-KA32 ecotype Philippines breed swamp buffalo chromosome X, PCC_UOA_SB_1v2, whole genome shotgun sequence genome has a segment encoding these proteins:
- the LOC129638950 gene encoding cancer/testis antigen 1-like isoform X1: MESDAHGGGASRAADEDPGAAEFAVGTARGSCSEPGGAGGQDDPGNPAGPGDAVSRGVHGGAGDLAGRRGPSAAGESGGGAGAIPKIPGPSHAPGPGGATPPAAAVLSNRAIQLYPIPGTPAGQAAAGARILTVPFTSHVDAGLARHILTARTQLRGPIRKELDVNGRMLVLRLTAEDPGLLQNSIVFCLEQLSLVMQSLQHFGGPVSRHRRRV, encoded by the exons ATGGAGTCCGACGCGCACGGTGGAGGAGCCAGCAGGGCAGCCGATGAAGACCCTGGTGCCGCGGAATTTGCAGTGGGCACAGCACGTGGTAGCTGCAGCGAGCCGGGTGGTGCTGGTGGCCAGGATGACCCTGGCAACCCAGCTGGCCCTGGTGATGCCGTCAGCCGTGGAGTTCATGGAGGCGCTGGTGACCTGGCTGGTCGCAGAGGCCCCAGCGCTGCAGGAGAGTCAGGTGGTGGAGCTGGTGCCATTCCGAAGATCCCGGGGCCATCACACGCTCCAGGGCCTGGTGGAGCTACTCCACCTGCAGCCGCAGTTCTGAGTAATCGAGCCATCCAGTTGTATCCTATTCCAGGAACCCCAGCGGGCCAGGCGGCCGCGGGGGCCAGGAT CCTCACTGTGCCTTTCACATCACACGTGGATGCGGGCCTTGCCCGCCACATCCTGACTGCACGTACTCAACTGCGAGGGCCGATTCGGAAGGAGCTCGACGTTAATGGCCGCATGCTGGTTCT CCGATTGACTGCTGAAGACCCTGGCCTGCTCCAGAACTCCATCGTCTTCTGTCTGGAGCAGctttccctggtgatgcagtccTTGCAGCACTTTGGGGGCCCTGTTTCTCGGCACAGAAGAAGGGTTTAA
- the LOC129638935 gene encoding EKC/KEOPS complex subunit LAGE3-like isoform X4: protein MESDAHGGGASRAADEDPGAAEFAVGTARGSCSEPGGAGGQDDPGNPAGPGDAVSRGVHGGAGDLAGRRGPSAAGESGGGAGAIPKIPGPSHAPGPDGATPPAAAVLSNRAIQFSLTVPFTSHVDAGLARHILTARTQLRGSIRKELDVNGRMLVLRLTAEDPGLLQNSIVFCLEQLSLVMQSLQHFGGPVSRHRRRV from the exons ATGGAGTCCGACGCGCACGGTGGAGGAGCCAGCAGGGCAGCCGATGAAGACCCTGGTGCCGCGGAATTTGCAGTGGGCACAGCACGTGGTAGCTGCAGCGAGCCGGGTGGTGCTGGTGGCCAGGATGACCCTGGCAACCCAGCTGGCCCTGGTGATGCCGTCAGCCGTGGAGTTCATGGAGGCGCTGGTGACCTGGCTGGTCGCAGAGGCCCCAGCGCTGCAGGAGAGTCAGGTGGTGGAGCTGGTGCCATTCCGAAGATCCCGGGGCCATCACACGCTCCAGGGCCTGATGGAGCTACTCCACCTGCAGCCGCAGTTCTGAGTAATCGAGCCATCCAGTT CAGCCTCACTGTGCCTTTCACATCACACGTGGATGCGGGCCTTGCCCGCCACATCCTGACTGCACGTACTCAACTGCGAGGGTCGATTCGGAAGGAGCTCGACGTTAATGGCCGCATGCTGGTTCT CCGATTGACTGCTGAAGACCCTGGCCTGCTCCAGAACTCCATCGTCTTCTGTCTGGAGCAGctttccctggtgatgcagtccTTGCAGCACTTTGGGGGCCCTGTTTCTCGGCACAGAAGAAGGGTTTAA
- the LOC129638935 gene encoding cancer/testis antigen 1-like isoform X2: MESDAHGGGASRAADEDPGAAEFAVGTARGSCSEPGGAGGQDDPGNPAGPGDAVSRGVHGGAGDLAGRRGPSAAGESGGGAGAIPKIPGPSHAPGPDGATPPAAAVLSNRAIQLYPIPGTPAGQAAAGARILTVPFTSHVDAGLARHILTARTQLRGSIRKELDVNGRMLVLRLTAEDPGLLQNSIVFCLEQLSLVMQSLQHFGGPVSRHRRRV, from the exons ATGGAGTCCGACGCGCACGGTGGAGGAGCCAGCAGGGCAGCCGATGAAGACCCTGGTGCCGCGGAATTTGCAGTGGGCACAGCACGTGGTAGCTGCAGCGAGCCGGGTGGTGCTGGTGGCCAGGATGACCCTGGCAACCCAGCTGGCCCTGGTGATGCCGTCAGCCGTGGAGTTCATGGAGGCGCTGGTGACCTGGCTGGTCGCAGAGGCCCCAGCGCTGCAGGAGAGTCAGGTGGTGGAGCTGGTGCCATTCCGAAGATCCCGGGGCCATCACACGCTCCAGGGCCTGATGGAGCTACTCCACCTGCAGCCGCAGTTCTGAGTAATCGAGCCATCCAGTTGTATCCTATTCCAGGAACCCCAGCGGGCCAGGCGGCCGCGGGGGCCAGGAT CCTCACTGTGCCTTTCACATCACACGTGGATGCGGGCCTTGCCCGCCACATCCTGACTGCACGTACTCAACTGCGAGGGTCGATTCGGAAGGAGCTCGACGTTAATGGCCGCATGCTGGTTCT CCGATTGACTGCTGAAGACCCTGGCCTGCTCCAGAACTCCATCGTCTTCTGTCTGGAGCAGctttccctggtgatgcagtccTTGCAGCACTTTGGGGGCCCTGTTTCTCGGCACAGAAGAAGGGTTTAA
- the LOC129639679 gene encoding EKC/KEOPS complex subunit LAGE3-like: MESDTHGGGASRPADEDPGAVGFATGTAQGSRSEPGGAGGQDDPRDPACPGYTVSRGVHGGAAVLAGPRGLSAAGESGGAAGAILQMPGPSHAPRPGEGAAPGAAVLNNRVLQLSLTVPFSSHAEADLARHFLTTRTQLRGRIRKELDVNGRMLVLRLTAEDPGLLQGSIAFCLEQLSLVTRSLQHYGAPVSQHRRGV; this comes from the exons ATGGAGTCCGACACCCACGGTGGAGGAGCCAGCAGGCCAGCCGATGAAGACCCAGGTGCCGTGGGATTTGCAACGGGCACAGCACAGGGCAGCCGCAGCGAGCCGGGTGGCGCTGGTGGCCAGGATGACCCTAGAGACCCAGCTTGCCCTGGTTACACCGTGAGTCGTGGAGTTCATGGAGGCGCTGCTGTCCTGGCTGGTCCCAGAGGCCTCAGCGCTGCAGGAGAGTCAGGTGGCGCAGCCGGTGCCATTCTGCAAATGCCGGGGCCATCCCACGCTCCACGGCCTGGTGAAGGCGCTGCACCTGGAGCTGCAGTTCTGAATAACCGAGTCCTCCAGTT AAGCCTCACTGTGCCTTTCTCATCACACGCGGAAGCGGACCTTGCCCGCCACTTCCTGACTACACGTACTCAATTGCGAGGGCGGATTCGGAAGGAGCTCGACGTTAATGGCCGCATGCTGGTTCT CCGATTGACTGCTGAAGACCCTGGCCTGCTCCAGGGGTCCATCGCTTTCTGTCTGGAGCAGCTTTCCCTGGTGACGCGGTCCTTGCAGCACTATGGGGCCCCCGTTTCTCAGCACCGAAGAGGGGTTTAA
- the LOC129638935 gene encoding collagen alpha-1(III) chain-like isoform X3, with protein MESDAHGGGASRAADEDPGAAEFAVGTARGSCSEPGGAGGQDDPGNPAGPGDAVSRGVHGGAGDLAGRRGPSAAGESGGGAGAIPKIPGPSHAPGPDGATPPAAAVLSNRAIQLYPIPGTPAGQAAAGARISLTVPFTSHVDAGLARHILTARTQLRGSIRKELDVNGRMLVLWRGGSEIQIFEDHNVIEDNVRSGRIRKLYTVIRY; from the exons ATGGAGTCCGACGCGCACGGTGGAGGAGCCAGCAGGGCAGCCGATGAAGACCCTGGTGCCGCGGAATTTGCAGTGGGCACAGCACGTGGTAGCTGCAGCGAGCCGGGTGGTGCTGGTGGCCAGGATGACCCTGGCAACCCAGCTGGCCCTGGTGATGCCGTCAGCCGTGGAGTTCATGGAGGCGCTGGTGACCTGGCTGGTCGCAGAGGCCCCAGCGCTGCAGGAGAGTCAGGTGGTGGAGCTGGTGCCATTCCGAAGATCCCGGGGCCATCACACGCTCCAGGGCCTGATGGAGCTACTCCACCTGCAGCCGCAGTTCTGAGTAATCGAGCCATCCAGTTGTATCCTATTCCAGGAACCCCAGCGGGCCAGGCGGCCGCGGGGGCCAGGAT CAGCCTCACTGTGCCTTTCACATCACACGTGGATGCGGGCCTTGCCCGCCACATCCTGACTGCACGTACTCAACTGCGAGGGTCGATTCGGAAGGAGCTCGACGTTAATGGCCGCATGCTGGTTCT TTGGAGGGGAGGTTCTGAGATCCAGATATTCGAGGACCACAACGTAATTGAAGACAATGTAAGAAGTGGGAGAATAAGAAAGTTGTATACTGTCATTCGGTattaa
- the LOC129639358 gene encoding cancer/testis antigen 1-like isoform X3: MESDTHGGGASRAADEDPGAAEFAVGTARGSCSEPGGAGGQDDPGNPAGPGDAVSRGVHGGAGDLAGRRGPSAAGESGGAAGAIPKIPGPSHSPGPGGATPPGAAVLSNRAIQFLTVPFTSHVDAGLARYFLTARTQLRGPIRKELDVNGRMLVLRLTAEDPGLLQNSIVFCLEQLSLVMRSLQHFGGPVSQHKRGV, translated from the exons ATGGAGTCCGACACGCACGGTGGAGGAGCCAGCAGGGCAGCCGATGAAGACCCTGGTGCCGCGGAATTTGCAGTGGGCACAGCACGTGGTAGCTGCAGCGAGCCGGGTGGTGCTGGTGGCCAGGATGACCCTGGCAACCCAGCTGGCCCTGGTGATGCCGTCAGCCGTGGAGTTCATGGAGGCGCTGGTGACCTGGCTGGTCGCAGAGGCCCCAGCGCTGCAGGAGAGTCAGGTGGTGCAGCTGGTGCCATTCCGAAGATCCCGGGGCCATCACACTCTCCAGGGCCTGGTGGAGCTACTCCACCTGGAGCCGCAGTTCTGAGTAATCGAGCCATCCAGTT CCTCACTGTGCCTTTCACATCACACGTGGATGCGGGCCTTGCCCGCTACTTCCTGACTGCACGTACTCAACTGCGAGGGCCGATTCGGAAGGAGCTCGATGTTAATGGTCGCATGCTGGTTCT CCGATTGACTGCTGAAGACCCTGGCCTGCTCCAGAACTCCATCGTCTTCTGTCTGGAGCAGCTCTCCCTGGTGATGCGGTCCTTGCAGCACTTTGGGGGCCCTGTTTCTCAGCACAAAAGAGGGGTTTAA
- the LOC129638950 gene encoding cancer/testis antigen 1-like isoform X4: MESDAHGGGASRAADEDPGAAEFAVGTARGSCSEPGGAGGQDDPGNPAGPGDAVSRGVHGGAGDLAGRRGPSAAGESGGGAGAIPKIPGPSHAPGPGGATPPAAAVLSNRAIQFLTVPFTSHVDAGLARHILTARTQLRGPIRKELDVNGRMLVLRLTAEDPGLLQNSIVFCLEQLSLVMQSLQHFGGPVSRHRRRV, from the exons ATGGAGTCCGACGCGCACGGTGGAGGAGCCAGCAGGGCAGCCGATGAAGACCCTGGTGCCGCGGAATTTGCAGTGGGCACAGCACGTGGTAGCTGCAGCGAGCCGGGTGGTGCTGGTGGCCAGGATGACCCTGGCAACCCAGCTGGCCCTGGTGATGCCGTCAGCCGTGGAGTTCATGGAGGCGCTGGTGACCTGGCTGGTCGCAGAGGCCCCAGCGCTGCAGGAGAGTCAGGTGGTGGAGCTGGTGCCATTCCGAAGATCCCGGGGCCATCACACGCTCCAGGGCCTGGTGGAGCTACTCCACCTGCAGCCGCAGTTCTGAGTAATCGAGCCATCCAGTT CCTCACTGTGCCTTTCACATCACACGTGGATGCGGGCCTTGCCCGCCACATCCTGACTGCACGTACTCAACTGCGAGGGCCGATTCGGAAGGAGCTCGACGTTAATGGCCGCATGCTGGTTCT CCGATTGACTGCTGAAGACCCTGGCCTGCTCCAGAACTCCATCGTCTTCTGTCTGGAGCAGctttccctggtgatgcagtccTTGCAGCACTTTGGGGGCCCTGTTTCTCGGCACAGAAGAAGGGTTTAA
- the LOC129639358 gene encoding EKC/KEOPS complex subunit LAGE3-like isoform X2 has protein sequence MESDTHGGGASRAADEDPGAAEFAVGTARGSCSEPGGAGGQDDPGNPAGPGDAVSRGVHGGAGDLAGRRGPSAAGESGGAAGAIPKIPGPSHSPGPGGATPPGAAVLSNRAIQFSLTVPFTSHVDAGLARYFLTARTQLRGPIRKELDVNGRMLVLRLTAEDPGLLQNSIVFCLEQLSLVMRSLQHFGGPVSQHKRGV, from the exons ATGGAGTCCGACACGCACGGTGGAGGAGCCAGCAGGGCAGCCGATGAAGACCCTGGTGCCGCGGAATTTGCAGTGGGCACAGCACGTGGTAGCTGCAGCGAGCCGGGTGGTGCTGGTGGCCAGGATGACCCTGGCAACCCAGCTGGCCCTGGTGATGCCGTCAGCCGTGGAGTTCATGGAGGCGCTGGTGACCTGGCTGGTCGCAGAGGCCCCAGCGCTGCAGGAGAGTCAGGTGGTGCAGCTGGTGCCATTCCGAAGATCCCGGGGCCATCACACTCTCCAGGGCCTGGTGGAGCTACTCCACCTGGAGCCGCAGTTCTGAGTAATCGAGCCATCCAGTT CAGCCTCACTGTGCCTTTCACATCACACGTGGATGCGGGCCTTGCCCGCTACTTCCTGACTGCACGTACTCAACTGCGAGGGCCGATTCGGAAGGAGCTCGATGTTAATGGTCGCATGCTGGTTCT CCGATTGACTGCTGAAGACCCTGGCCTGCTCCAGAACTCCATCGTCTTCTGTCTGGAGCAGCTCTCCCTGGTGATGCGGTCCTTGCAGCACTTTGGGGGCCCTGTTTCTCAGCACAAAAGAGGGGTTTAA
- the LOC129638950 gene encoding putative polyketide hydroxylase isoform X2: MESDAHGGGASRAADEDPGAAEFAVGTARGSCSEPGGAGGQDDPGNPAGPGDAVSRGVHGGAGDLAGRRGPSAAGESGGGAGAIPKIPGPSHAPGPGGATPPAAAVLSNRAIQLYPIPGTPAGQAAAGARILTVPFTSHVDAGLARHILTARTQLRGPIRKELDVNGRMLVLWRGGSEIQIFEDHNVIEDNVRSGRIRKLYTVIRY; the protein is encoded by the exons ATGGAGTCCGACGCGCACGGTGGAGGAGCCAGCAGGGCAGCCGATGAAGACCCTGGTGCCGCGGAATTTGCAGTGGGCACAGCACGTGGTAGCTGCAGCGAGCCGGGTGGTGCTGGTGGCCAGGATGACCCTGGCAACCCAGCTGGCCCTGGTGATGCCGTCAGCCGTGGAGTTCATGGAGGCGCTGGTGACCTGGCTGGTCGCAGAGGCCCCAGCGCTGCAGGAGAGTCAGGTGGTGGAGCTGGTGCCATTCCGAAGATCCCGGGGCCATCACACGCTCCAGGGCCTGGTGGAGCTACTCCACCTGCAGCCGCAGTTCTGAGTAATCGAGCCATCCAGTTGTATCCTATTCCAGGAACCCCAGCGGGCCAGGCGGCCGCGGGGGCCAGGAT CCTCACTGTGCCTTTCACATCACACGTGGATGCGGGCCTTGCCCGCCACATCCTGACTGCACGTACTCAACTGCGAGGGCCGATTCGGAAGGAGCTCGACGTTAATGGCCGCATGCTGGTTCT TTGGAGGGGAGGTTCTGAGATCCAGATATTCGAGGACCACAACGTAATTGAAGACAATGTAAGAAGTGGGAGAATAAGAAAGTTGTATACTGTCATTCGGTattaa
- the LOC129638935 gene encoding cancer/testis antigen 1-like isoform X1, whose product MESDAHGGGASRAADEDPGAAEFAVGTARGSCSEPGGAGGQDDPGNPAGPGDAVSRGVHGGAGDLAGRRGPSAAGESGGGAGAIPKIPGPSHAPGPDGATPPAAAVLSNRAIQLYPIPGTPAGQAAAGARISLTVPFTSHVDAGLARHILTARTQLRGSIRKELDVNGRMLVLRLTAEDPGLLQNSIVFCLEQLSLVMQSLQHFGGPVSRHRRRV is encoded by the exons ATGGAGTCCGACGCGCACGGTGGAGGAGCCAGCAGGGCAGCCGATGAAGACCCTGGTGCCGCGGAATTTGCAGTGGGCACAGCACGTGGTAGCTGCAGCGAGCCGGGTGGTGCTGGTGGCCAGGATGACCCTGGCAACCCAGCTGGCCCTGGTGATGCCGTCAGCCGTGGAGTTCATGGAGGCGCTGGTGACCTGGCTGGTCGCAGAGGCCCCAGCGCTGCAGGAGAGTCAGGTGGTGGAGCTGGTGCCATTCCGAAGATCCCGGGGCCATCACACGCTCCAGGGCCTGATGGAGCTACTCCACCTGCAGCCGCAGTTCTGAGTAATCGAGCCATCCAGTTGTATCCTATTCCAGGAACCCCAGCGGGCCAGGCGGCCGCGGGGGCCAGGAT CAGCCTCACTGTGCCTTTCACATCACACGTGGATGCGGGCCTTGCCCGCCACATCCTGACTGCACGTACTCAACTGCGAGGGTCGATTCGGAAGGAGCTCGACGTTAATGGCCGCATGCTGGTTCT CCGATTGACTGCTGAAGACCCTGGCCTGCTCCAGAACTCCATCGTCTTCTGTCTGGAGCAGctttccctggtgatgcagtccTTGCAGCACTTTGGGGGCCCTGTTTCTCGGCACAGAAGAAGGGTTTAA
- the LOC129639358 gene encoding cancer/testis antigen 1-like isoform X1 — protein MESDTHGGGASRAADEDPGAAEFAVGTARGSCSEPGGAGGQDDPGNPAGPGDAVSRGVHGGAGDLAGRRGPSAAGESGGAAGAIPKIPGPSHSPGPGGATPPGAAVLSNRAIQLYPIPGTPAGQAAAGARISLTVPFTSHVDAGLARYFLTARTQLRGPIRKELDVNGRMLVLRLTAEDPGLLQNSIVFCLEQLSLVMRSLQHFGGPVSQHKRGV, from the exons ATGGAGTCCGACACGCACGGTGGAGGAGCCAGCAGGGCAGCCGATGAAGACCCTGGTGCCGCGGAATTTGCAGTGGGCACAGCACGTGGTAGCTGCAGCGAGCCGGGTGGTGCTGGTGGCCAGGATGACCCTGGCAACCCAGCTGGCCCTGGTGATGCCGTCAGCCGTGGAGTTCATGGAGGCGCTGGTGACCTGGCTGGTCGCAGAGGCCCCAGCGCTGCAGGAGAGTCAGGTGGTGCAGCTGGTGCCATTCCGAAGATCCCGGGGCCATCACACTCTCCAGGGCCTGGTGGAGCTACTCCACCTGGAGCCGCAGTTCTGAGTAATCGAGCCATCCAGTTGTATCCTATTCCAGGAACCCCAGCGGGCCAGGCGGCCGCGGGGGCCAGGAT CAGCCTCACTGTGCCTTTCACATCACACGTGGATGCGGGCCTTGCCCGCTACTTCCTGACTGCACGTACTCAACTGCGAGGGCCGATTCGGAAGGAGCTCGATGTTAATGGTCGCATGCTGGTTCT CCGATTGACTGCTGAAGACCCTGGCCTGCTCCAGAACTCCATCGTCTTCTGTCTGGAGCAGCTCTCCCTGGTGATGCGGTCCTTGCAGCACTTTGGGGGCCCTGTTTCTCAGCACAAAAGAGGGGTTTAA
- the LOC129638935 gene encoding cancer/testis antigen 1-like isoform X5 → MESDAHGGGASRAADEDPGAAEFAVGTARGSCSEPGGAGGQDDPGNPAGPGDAVSRGVHGGAGDLAGRRGPSAAGESGGGAGAIPKIPGPSHAPGPDGATPPAAAVLSNRAIQFLTVPFTSHVDAGLARHILTARTQLRGSIRKELDVNGRMLVLRLTAEDPGLLQNSIVFCLEQLSLVMQSLQHFGGPVSRHRRRV, encoded by the exons ATGGAGTCCGACGCGCACGGTGGAGGAGCCAGCAGGGCAGCCGATGAAGACCCTGGTGCCGCGGAATTTGCAGTGGGCACAGCACGTGGTAGCTGCAGCGAGCCGGGTGGTGCTGGTGGCCAGGATGACCCTGGCAACCCAGCTGGCCCTGGTGATGCCGTCAGCCGTGGAGTTCATGGAGGCGCTGGTGACCTGGCTGGTCGCAGAGGCCCCAGCGCTGCAGGAGAGTCAGGTGGTGGAGCTGGTGCCATTCCGAAGATCCCGGGGCCATCACACGCTCCAGGGCCTGATGGAGCTACTCCACCTGCAGCCGCAGTTCTGAGTAATCGAGCCATCCAGTT CCTCACTGTGCCTTTCACATCACACGTGGATGCGGGCCTTGCCCGCCACATCCTGACTGCACGTACTCAACTGCGAGGGTCGATTCGGAAGGAGCTCGACGTTAATGGCCGCATGCTGGTTCT CCGATTGACTGCTGAAGACCCTGGCCTGCTCCAGAACTCCATCGTCTTCTGTCTGGAGCAGctttccctggtgatgcagtccTTGCAGCACTTTGGGGGCCCTGTTTCTCGGCACAGAAGAAGGGTTTAA
- the LOC129638950 gene encoding EKC/KEOPS complex subunit LAGE3-like isoform X3: MESDAHGGGASRAADEDPGAAEFAVGTARGSCSEPGGAGGQDDPGNPAGPGDAVSRGVHGGAGDLAGRRGPSAAGESGGGAGAIPKIPGPSHAPGPGGATPPAAAVLSNRAIQFSLTVPFTSHVDAGLARHILTARTQLRGPIRKELDVNGRMLVLRLTAEDPGLLQNSIVFCLEQLSLVMQSLQHFGGPVSRHRRRV, translated from the exons ATGGAGTCCGACGCGCACGGTGGAGGAGCCAGCAGGGCAGCCGATGAAGACCCTGGTGCCGCGGAATTTGCAGTGGGCACAGCACGTGGTAGCTGCAGCGAGCCGGGTGGTGCTGGTGGCCAGGATGACCCTGGCAACCCAGCTGGCCCTGGTGATGCCGTCAGCCGTGGAGTTCATGGAGGCGCTGGTGACCTGGCTGGTCGCAGAGGCCCCAGCGCTGCAGGAGAGTCAGGTGGTGGAGCTGGTGCCATTCCGAAGATCCCGGGGCCATCACACGCTCCAGGGCCTGGTGGAGCTACTCCACCTGCAGCCGCAGTTCTGAGTAATCGAGCCATCCAGTT CAGCCTCACTGTGCCTTTCACATCACACGTGGATGCGGGCCTTGCCCGCCACATCCTGACTGCACGTACTCAACTGCGAGGGCCGATTCGGAAGGAGCTCGACGTTAATGGCCGCATGCTGGTTCT CCGATTGACTGCTGAAGACCCTGGCCTGCTCCAGAACTCCATCGTCTTCTGTCTGGAGCAGctttccctggtgatgcagtccTTGCAGCACTTTGGGGGCCCTGTTTCTCGGCACAGAAGAAGGGTTTAA